In the Armatimonas rosea genome, one interval contains:
- a CDS encoding PSD1 and planctomycete cytochrome C domain-containing protein — protein MKLATLLFFALALPSLAQKPSQPTVKVDTVYFTQKVQPILEKRCVGCHGAETQLSHFDLRSRESTLKGGTRGAALVPGNAAKSLMHILLTGSRAPLMPPSGKLPASELATLKTWIDGGAPWGVTTSLASRQKQTWWSFQPIKAPFPAKNERLGEGLGRGIDTFITAKLKENNLSLSPPAPRRVLIRRVYADLWGLPPAPEDVEAFVRDTDPRAYEKLIERLLASPRYGERWGRHWLDLARYADSGGFEGDKDRPLMYRYRDWVIDAFNKDLPYDEFIRLQIAGDELKPSDPSALIATGYLACGPQDIVENNVRTRANELDDLVATTGSVVLGLTIGCARCHDHKYDPVKMTDYYRLAAIFAPTERREVDVPGGKALAVTDKAPTFGPSFLLRRGDAYQPDKEIKPGFVCSLPGGAIEVGPSAAGAKTTGRRAALAKWLTSKENPLTARVLVNRVWQHHFGRGLVATTSNFGLNGELPSHPELLDTLAQQFMASGWSIKALHRTMLLSQTYQQASDIRPAALKTDPLNKLFWRMPVRRLEGEAVRDSLLSVAGTLNLEVGGPAVYPPVDSSLRADTFQGLNWPNEAEDSPKTWRRSVYVKVKRSLLLPQLEVFDCPEITYTVAQRNVTTTPLQALTLLNDPLILRQAALFAERLQRERPGDTWAQVDRAYRLCFGRSPSPRERQLSLSFLKTRSLAELCHTLVNLNEFVYVP, from the coding sequence ATGAAGCTCGCAACGCTGCTCTTTTTTGCACTCGCCCTCCCAAGCCTAGCGCAGAAACCCTCGCAGCCAACGGTCAAAGTTGACACCGTGTATTTCACCCAGAAAGTCCAGCCGATTCTGGAGAAGCGCTGCGTGGGTTGTCACGGGGCGGAGACGCAGCTCTCGCACTTTGACCTGCGGAGCCGGGAGAGCACGCTCAAGGGCGGCACCCGTGGCGCGGCACTCGTGCCCGGCAACGCCGCCAAGAGCCTGATGCATATTCTCCTGACCGGAAGCCGCGCGCCGCTCATGCCGCCCTCAGGAAAGCTCCCCGCCAGCGAGCTCGCGACCCTCAAGACCTGGATCGACGGCGGTGCGCCCTGGGGAGTGACCACAAGCCTCGCATCTCGTCAAAAGCAGACCTGGTGGTCGTTCCAACCCATTAAAGCCCCTTTCCCAGCGAAGAATGAGCGTCTGGGAGAGGGGTTGGGGAGAGGTATCGACACCTTCATCACTGCCAAGCTCAAGGAAAACAACCTCTCCCTCTCGCCGCCCGCCCCGCGACGTGTGCTGATCCGCCGGGTCTACGCCGATCTCTGGGGACTGCCGCCCGCGCCCGAAGACGTGGAGGCGTTTGTCCGTGACACCGACCCACGCGCCTACGAGAAGCTGATCGAGAGGCTCCTTGCCTCGCCGCGCTACGGCGAGCGCTGGGGGCGGCACTGGCTGGACCTGGCGCGCTACGCCGACTCGGGGGGCTTCGAGGGCGATAAAGACCGGCCTTTGATGTACCGGTACCGGGACTGGGTGATCGATGCCTTCAACAAAGACCTGCCCTACGATGAGTTCATCCGGCTGCAAATTGCCGGCGATGAGCTCAAGCCCAGTGATCCAAGTGCGCTGATCGCCACGGGCTATCTGGCGTGCGGTCCTCAGGATATCGTCGAGAACAACGTCCGAACCCGCGCCAACGAGCTCGACGACCTGGTGGCCACGACGGGCTCGGTCGTGCTGGGACTGACGATTGGCTGTGCGCGCTGCCACGACCACAAGTACGATCCTGTGAAGATGACCGACTACTACCGCCTGGCAGCGATCTTCGCCCCCACCGAGCGTCGCGAGGTCGATGTCCCTGGTGGTAAGGCCCTAGCGGTCACCGACAAAGCCCCGACTTTTGGACCGTCGTTTCTCCTACGCCGCGGCGATGCCTACCAGCCCGACAAAGAGATCAAGCCCGGGTTTGTCTGCTCCTTGCCCGGCGGTGCTATCGAAGTGGGCCCCAGCGCCGCAGGCGCAAAGACAACCGGACGCCGCGCCGCGCTGGCAAAGTGGCTAACCAGCAAAGAGAACCCCCTCACCGCGCGCGTCCTTGTGAACCGAGTCTGGCAGCACCACTTCGGGCGCGGGCTGGTCGCCACCACGAGTAACTTCGGCCTGAATGGGGAGCTGCCAAGCCACCCCGAGCTCTTGGACACGCTCGCGCAGCAGTTTATGGCGAGCGGCTGGAGCATCAAGGCCCTCCACCGGACGATGCTCCTCTCGCAGACCTACCAGCAGGCATCGGATATCCGTCCCGCCGCCCTCAAAACCGACCCGCTCAACAAGCTCTTCTGGCGCATGCCGGTCCGCCGGCTTGAGGGGGAGGCCGTGCGCGATAGCCTGCTCTCGGTCGCGGGAACACTCAACTTAGAAGTCGGCGGCCCCGCGGTCTATCCCCCCGTCGATTCGTCGCTGCGTGCCGATACGTTCCAGGGACTCAACTGGCCCAACGAGGCAGAAGATAGCCCCAAGACCTGGAGGCGGAGTGTCTACGTAAAGGTCAAGCGCTCTCTCCTCCTGCCCCAGCTGGAGGTATTTGACTGCCCCGAGATCACCTACACGGTCGCCCAGCGCAATGTCACCACCACCCCGCTCCAGGCCCTCACCCTCCTCAACGACCCGCTGATCCTGCGTCAGGCCGCCCTCTTCGCCGAGCGGCTCCAGCGTGAGCGTCCCGGCGACACCTGGGCACAAGTCGATCGGGCGTACCGGCTCTGCTTTGGCCGCAGTCCCAGCCCCCGAGAGCGCCAGCTCAGCCTGAGCTTCCTCAAGACCCGCTCCCTCGCCGAGCTCTGTCACACACTCGTCAATCTCAATGAGTTTGTCTATGTTCCCTAA
- a CDS encoding nucleotidyl transferase AbiEii/AbiGii toxin family protein gives MPEIDPRFVEAIERLHKAQVQFVVVGGIALNLHGGAHLTKDIDFSFAPEDGNRERLAVTMNEMHAKPLGWPSYNPFSVTASQLSRVRFLNLKTDLGAIDLLPLPSGIDSFDGLWERANVMDLGGFSIRVASIDDLIAMKKAAGRPKDERHLMELYALKKIIAEEEEA, from the coding sequence ATGCCGGAAATTGATCCCCGCTTTGTCGAAGCAATAGAACGTCTCCACAAAGCGCAAGTCCAGTTTGTTGTGGTTGGTGGCATTGCGTTAAACTTACATGGGGGAGCCCACCTGACAAAAGACATTGACTTTAGCTTTGCGCCTGAGGATGGGAATCGAGAGCGTCTGGCTGTCACGATGAATGAGATGCACGCAAAGCCACTTGGCTGGCCCTCGTACAATCCATTCAGTGTCACCGCATCCCAACTTAGCCGAGTCCGCTTCCTGAATCTGAAAACGGACCTTGGAGCCATTGACCTTCTGCCTCTCCCCTCAGGTATCGACTCTTTTGACGGACTCTGGGAGAGGGCAAACGTTATGGATCTGGGTGGCTTCTCCATCCGTGTTGCTTCTATTGACGATCTTATCGCGATGAAAAAAGCCGCAGGCCGCCCCAAAGACGAGCGGCATCTTATGGAGCTCTACGCACTAAAAAAAATAATCGCTGAAGAAGAAGAAGCATGA
- the melA gene encoding alpha-galactosidase gives MSKKIAMIGAGSVVFCKTLMSDIMATPALHGCEFALMSPTESKLRRMEAFGQRMLADNGLPGSVWATTSRQEAIKDADFVVVMIQVGGFHAYGVDYEIPLKYGVDQCIGDTLGPGGLFRGQRHIPVLAEIAKDMEALAKPGAILLQYANPMAANCLALGRVSTVPFIGLCHGVQTTLDLIGGYCGVPKDEISFVCGGINHMDWFLKLSHNGRDLYPQLRELFEKPEYYKNEKVRGEVFRQFGYFMTESTGHLSEYVPWFRNNQKALDLYCDEPGFGGESGAYYKWGKAMAEKYEKVDPLQFESTTIEARSVEYCSYILEAVVTGKPFRLMGNVRNDGYITNLPNGCCVEVPTFADDTGLHPTVIGELPPQCAALCQTNINVQTLCAEAALGGDPEHLVHALALDPLTSAVCTLKEIRELTSEMLDELRPYLPQFEGKSLRATPTISIPADCVAVDVPLDPALAIGKRFGTLIEQKTD, from the coding sequence ATGTCGAAGAAGATCGCAATGATCGGCGCAGGAAGCGTCGTCTTTTGTAAGACCCTGATGTCCGATATTATGGCAACCCCCGCCCTGCACGGCTGTGAGTTCGCCCTGATGAGCCCCACCGAGAGCAAGCTCCGCCGGATGGAGGCGTTCGGGCAGCGCATGCTCGCTGACAATGGACTGCCGGGCAGTGTCTGGGCGACCACCAGCCGCCAAGAAGCCATCAAGGATGCCGACTTCGTGGTGGTGATGATCCAGGTCGGCGGCTTTCATGCCTACGGCGTGGACTACGAGATTCCCCTCAAGTACGGAGTCGATCAGTGCATCGGCGACACGCTCGGGCCGGGCGGCCTCTTCCGTGGCCAGCGCCATATCCCCGTGCTCGCGGAGATCGCCAAGGACATGGAGGCGCTCGCCAAGCCGGGCGCGATCCTGCTCCAGTACGCCAACCCCATGGCCGCCAACTGCCTCGCGCTGGGCCGTGTGAGCACGGTCCCGTTTATCGGGCTGTGCCACGGGGTGCAGACGACCCTTGATCTCATCGGCGGGTACTGTGGCGTCCCCAAAGACGAGATTAGCTTTGTCTGTGGGGGGATCAACCACATGGACTGGTTCCTCAAGCTCTCGCACAACGGCCGCGATCTCTACCCCCAGCTCCGCGAGCTCTTTGAGAAGCCCGAGTACTACAAAAATGAGAAAGTGCGCGGCGAGGTCTTCCGGCAGTTCGGCTACTTCATGACCGAGTCCACCGGGCACCTGAGCGAGTATGTGCCGTGGTTTCGCAACAACCAGAAAGCGCTCGACCTCTACTGTGACGAGCCAGGCTTTGGCGGGGAGAGCGGCGCGTACTACAAGTGGGGTAAGGCGATGGCGGAGAAGTACGAGAAGGTCGATCCGCTCCAGTTCGAGTCCACCACGATCGAGGCCCGGAGTGTGGAGTACTGCTCCTACATCTTGGAGGCTGTCGTCACCGGCAAGCCGTTTCGCCTGATGGGCAATGTCCGCAACGATGGCTACATCACCAACCTCCCCAATGGCTGCTGTGTCGAGGTGCCCACCTTCGCCGACGACACCGGTCTGCATCCGACCGTGATTGGCGAGCTCCCGCCCCAGTGCGCCGCGCTCTGCCAGACCAATATCAATGTCCAGACCCTCTGCGCCGAGGCCGCCCTGGGCGGCGACCCGGAGCACCTAGTCCACGCCCTCGCGCTGGATCCGCTCACCTCGGCGGTCTGCACGCTCAAGGAGATTCGGGAGCTAACCAGTGAGATGCTCGACGAGCTGCGCCCCTACCTGCCGCAGTTCGAGGGGAAATCGCTCCGCGCCACCCCGACCATCTCCATCCCCGCCGATTGCGTTGCGGTCGATGTTCCCCTCGATCCCGCCCTCGCGATCGGCAAGCGCTTTGGCACCCTCATCGAGCAAAAGACCGACTAG
- a CDS encoding tetratricopeptide repeat protein has product MVDLSSLWDFANPALSEQRFREALLRATGDDALILQTQLARTFGLRRDFAKAQELLKTLEPEITAASPEAQVRYFLELGRAHASAAHAAEAQTPETKQTARESYTRAFERAKASQLDYLAVDALHMMAFVDTEPQAQLDWDLKALTYMEQSAQAEAKKWEASLRNNVGYALHQLGRYDDALAQFRLALAAQERTGKPESIRVAHWMIAWTLRAKGELQEALTIQLRLEQECAAAGAPDPYVFEELEHLYRALDQPERAEFYAHLPR; this is encoded by the coding sequence GTGGTAGACCTCTCCTCCCTCTGGGACTTTGCGAATCCCGCTCTCAGTGAGCAGCGCTTCCGCGAGGCACTGCTGCGCGCAACCGGGGACGATGCCCTGATCTTGCAGACACAGCTCGCCCGCACGTTTGGGCTCCGCCGCGACTTCGCCAAGGCCCAGGAGCTCCTCAAAACACTTGAGCCAGAGATCACCGCCGCCTCACCGGAGGCCCAGGTCCGCTACTTCCTAGAGCTCGGACGTGCCCATGCCTCCGCGGCCCACGCGGCAGAAGCGCAGACCCCCGAAACCAAGCAGACCGCACGCGAGAGCTACACCCGCGCTTTTGAGCGGGCAAAAGCGTCCCAGCTCGACTACCTCGCGGTCGATGCGCTCCACATGATGGCCTTTGTAGACACCGAGCCGCAGGCGCAGCTCGACTGGGACCTGAAGGCCCTCACCTACATGGAGCAATCGGCGCAAGCCGAGGCCAAGAAGTGGGAGGCGAGCCTACGCAACAATGTCGGCTATGCCCTGCACCAGCTCGGGCGCTACGACGATGCCCTCGCCCAGTTCCGGCTCGCCCTCGCCGCCCAGGAACGGACGGGCAAGCCCGAGAGTATCCGGGTTGCCCACTGGATGATCGCCTGGACCCTGCGGGCAAAGGGCGAGCTCCAAGAAGCCCTGACGATTCAGCTTCGCCTGGAGCAAGAGTGCGCCGCCGCGGGTGCGCCCGATCCCTATGTCTTCGAGGAGCTGGAGCACCTCTACCGCGCCCTCGACCAGCCCGAGCGCGCCGAATTCTACGCCCACCTCCCCCGTTAG
- the mqnC gene encoding cyclic dehypoxanthinyl futalosine synthase: protein MFPLTPSKRAPESDIADIAEKVWAQERLTADDALRLFYHPNLDELALLADAVRRRLNPEKTVTYIVSRNINYTNVCWVRCSFCNFYRTPGDKSGDSYVLSREQIRQKLQELSDVGGVEMLMQGGLNPKLKIEWYEELLSWMRAEFPHIIRHCFSPAELIYIKNISKLTMEETLTRLKAAGLQSIPGGGAEILTDRVRNFISKYKDTADEWLDCMRVAHKVGIPSTATMMYGSVDTYEDRVEHFLRLRALQDESIANSPARFTAFAAWSYQPDGTELGGTRASGLDYLRTIAISRLMLDNFAHMQASWVTQGPKIGQLSLRYGVDDFGQTMMEENVVSTAGCTFAVSTDEMERLIVDAGYTPARRNTRYERV, encoded by the coding sequence ATGTTCCCCCTTACCCCGTCTAAGCGTGCCCCCGAGAGCGATATCGCCGACATCGCGGAGAAGGTCTGGGCGCAAGAGCGCCTCACCGCCGACGATGCCCTGCGGCTGTTTTACCACCCCAACCTCGATGAGCTCGCGCTCCTCGCCGATGCGGTGCGCCGCCGCCTCAACCCCGAGAAGACCGTCACCTATATCGTCAGCCGCAACATCAACTACACCAATGTCTGCTGGGTGCGCTGCAGCTTCTGCAACTTCTACCGTACCCCGGGCGACAAGAGCGGCGACTCGTATGTCCTGAGCCGGGAGCAGATCCGCCAGAAGCTCCAGGAGCTCTCCGATGTGGGGGGGGTCGAGATGCTGATGCAAGGTGGCCTCAACCCCAAGCTCAAGATCGAGTGGTACGAGGAGCTCCTCAGCTGGATGCGCGCCGAGTTCCCGCACATCATCCGCCACTGCTTCTCCCCCGCCGAGCTGATCTACATCAAGAACATCAGCAAGCTGACCATGGAGGAGACCCTCACCCGCCTCAAGGCCGCGGGCCTGCAGTCGATCCCCGGCGGCGGCGCGGAGATCCTCACCGACCGCGTCCGCAACTTTATCAGCAAGTACAAAGACACCGCCGATGAGTGGCTGGACTGCATGCGGGTCGCGCACAAAGTGGGGATTCCCTCCACCGCGACCATGATGTACGGCTCCGTGGATACCTACGAGGACCGGGTCGAGCACTTCCTGCGCCTGCGTGCGCTCCAGGACGAGAGCATCGCAAACTCTCCCGCGCGTTTCACGGCGTTTGCCGCGTGGAGCTACCAGCCCGATGGCACCGAGCTGGGCGGCACCCGCGCCTCGGGGCTGGACTATCTCCGCACGATCGCCATCTCCCGCCTCATGCTGGACAACTTCGCCCACATGCAGGCAAGCTGGGTGACCCAAGGCCCCAAGATCGGGCAGCTCTCCCTGCGCTACGGGGTCGATGACTTTGGGCAGACCATGATGGAGGAGAACGTGGTGAGCACGGCCGGTTGCACCTTCGCGGTCTCCACCGACGAGATGGAGCGCCTGATCGTGGACGCAGGCTACACCCCCGCCCGGCGCAACACGCGCTACGAGCGGGTCTAG